A genomic region of Spodoptera frugiperda isolate SF20-4 chromosome 31, AGI-APGP_CSIRO_Sfru_2.0, whole genome shotgun sequence contains the following coding sequences:
- the LOC118276011 gene encoding uncharacterized protein LOC118276011 isoform X4: MSPVCHNFVQNAWKKDFCSNCFKSREEHVKQERTTDGGKYLATPFQNRGTYFKKAPPSILKIHPKKKNKRNVTFPEEVCSVIGFGGDDWSDGEEFEMSEETEDEDPFPDTEEERELHRITKSNTDFNTVKANLLADSAAKSYTSLLLGKMQTDSDGKKKTLLVSVTPFGQDSKPSHKSHVRKPAVIHVSEASVEETCNSYKTNIILSSYKETETIISADSTSGTICTEKSLLEEISETLEQNRMTNGNDVRLSPKNSSKPTVVDEKIKESMQDEPEKKEMCEIKKNGIVRQSPLQKTHERPKVNLGRSEFKFCKINIESSSVDSAVSTLNSTANNSLASDDESFSGRTDSDNDDSGHFSETLKCEETVKIKVFNEGDKNIKMSPIGQLRKVDGQANSGYSTFQSPIIDMPPILPKQPDNIFSAEASRELAGEPDGRADPDDATEAPALPKSPIPTLDPRPSFLHGMITDILPAHKPALPEKPKLPVKPVIKQTTKKSVITTNQQQITMFMHSKKEDDDKIIGVLNEEKNNEITEVHEDKPEPIYYAQPVLTKEDSDTSLNSIGKRKAPTPPSSPTVEEYPSIYQRNTTGFQKSDAPIVRELEKRERAIGSAVNKQTRPAEEPIEIKKAEGTPEPAPRRNISLSHDNLLLDEKRKGKLKFSIKKLLRIGSSKDLDKKELTVAAVTKMTSKTEEIYDLTPKPKPRLVIIHPLDMNGSNGVEVVKSNCEIAGNLRRLSHDDVSSIYSGSSSATEPDIPKVVNKPPPPPRQSSEEHKTVSGVPKPARPPPPKSAALQKKQKQQAWSTAPKQADSIYANLGEIRSALAPRKPERTASMREREARLELPKRRTQIDDDKDDLDDGPQELVQATNEPVINSYDDVYNSSKYDEETCDSAKNSDSDYEYVHHARSSSPECDSAIKPRESDSQIEARKSEDSSTEYPKYNNGIFNRTSLPYCGSETESEIYSPYSFYSSNDNMDSTGNEDYQNEMTPKTTTNKLRVRKGRSVVHRNLEDNYGAVVIANHEALAQVLEQVQQSATMQPSLRGLKACTNLRWNDFAIQQPKPSPVKAGKRFFYPAIWNSNQGPVNVTLMLYKEQMASQMVCQQSVQPQTLSLNAITEFCDLVPLQQFGEEGEDLVQATIVVLAHAQVDTIHSYGENLHAAEGLTTKEHQLVQTEQIHEAIFMMLQMINGLKCLQARGVEEIPESLTSFIALKEVQPLVSHGSTLTLPSPDDRLNSLWAPKTNSYGRLCILQGLSDETNSKATDEGHLNSLCKCAIKATEILLPGEKLTPLLKEILHEERAVSLNQAKSVLEFMLWGPLDVVQGVPVEERELSLQRWLDLERATVLHGLVRTRVQLNVFEQLHLMFLVRSTAKAMCDASVLLEKANVY, encoded by the exons AGGTGATGACTGGTCTGATGGAGAAGAATTCGAAATGTCAGAAGAGACTGAAGATGAGGACCCGTTCCCAGACACAGAAGAAGAAAGAGAACTTCACAGAATCACTAAATCCAACACGGATTTCAACACTGTGAAAGCTAACTTACTCGCAGATTCAGCAGCTAAGTCCTACACTTCTCTTCTGTTGGGAAAGATGCAAACAGACTCTGATGGCAAAAAGAAGACTCTGTTAGTATCCGTCACACCTTTTGGGCAAGACAGCAAGCCTAGCCATAAGTCACACGTCCGCAAACCCGCCGTAATACACGTATCGGAAGCATCAGTCGAAGAAACGTGTAATAgttataaaactaatataatcCTTTCGTCGTATAAGGAAACAGAAACGATCATAAGTGCCGATAGTACTAGTGGAACGATTTGCACTGAGAAATCTTTGCTGGAGGAGATATCAGAAACGTTAGAACAAAATCGGATGACTAACGGTAATGATGTCCGCTTGTCTCCTAAAAATAGCAGTAAACCTACAGTAGTTGATGAGAAAATTAAAGAAAGCATGCAAGATGAACCAGAGAAGAAAGAAATGTGTGAAATCAAAAAGAACGGTATCGTGAGACAGTCGCCATTACAAAAAACTCACGAAAGGCCGAAGGTGAACTTGGGTCGGTCGGAGTTTAAATTCTGTAAGATTAATATTGAGAGCAGCAGTGTTGATTCAGCCGTTAGCACTTTGAACTCTACTGCTAACAACTCGTTAGCCTCAGACGATGAGAGTTTCAGTGGGCGGACAGACTCAGACAATGATGACAGTGGTCACTTTTCGGAAACACTTAAGTGTGAGGAAACCGTTAAAATAAAAGTGTTCAATGAAGGcgacaaaaacataaaaatgtctCCAATTGGACAACTTAGAAAAGTCGATGGACAAGCTAATAGCGGCTATTCTACATTCCAAAGTCCGATCATTGACATGCCTCCAATATTACCTAAACAGCCagacaatattttttctgcGGAAGCCAGTCGCGAGTTAGCGGGCGAGCCGGACGGCAGGGCCGACCCGGACGATGCCACAGAAGCGCCAGCTTTGCCGAAAAGTCCTATCCCCACCTTAGACCCGCGGCCATCTTTCTTACATGGCATGATAACAGACATATTACCTGCACATAAACCGGCTTTACCAGAAAAACCAAAGCTACCGGTCAAGCCAGTTATCAAACAGACAACAAAAAAAAGTGTAATCACAACAAACCAGCAACAAATTACTATGTTCATGCATTCAAAGAAAGAGgatgatgataaaattattgGAGTATTGAATGAGGAGAAAAATAACGAGATAACAGAAGTGCACGAGGACAAACCTGAACCGATTTACTATGCGCAGCCGGTACTGACTAAAGAAGACAGTGACACGTCGCTCAACAGCATAGGAAAGAGGAAAGCACCAACTCCACCATCATCTCCTACAGTAGAAGAGTACCCTAGCATTTACCAAAGAAACACGACCGGGTTTCAGAAGTCAGATGCACCAATTGTAAGGGAGCTGGAGAAAAGGGAAAGAGCCATTGGATCTGCGGTGAACAAACAAACGCGACCAGCTGAAGAGCCGATTGAGATCAAGAAAGCTGAAGGAACTCCTGAACCAGCACCGCGGAGGAACATTTCTTTGTCCCACGACAACCTTCTGTTGGACGAAAAACGTAAAGGCAAGCTGAAATTCTCAATCAAAAAACTCCTTAGAATAGGGTCATCAAAAGATCTCGACAAAAAAGAGCTTACAGTTGCGGCTGTCACAAAAATGACTAGTAAAACTGAAGAGATATATGACTTGACCCCGAAACCTAAGCCGCGTCTCGTCATCATACATCCATTGGACATGAACGGGTCTAACGGCGTCGAGGTTGTGAAATCAAACTGTGAAATTGCGGGTAATCTGCGGCGTCTGAGTCACGATGACGTGTCTTCAATATACAGTGGTTCTAGTTCTGCTACCGAGCCTGACATTCCGAAGGTGGTGAACAAGCCTCCTCCACCCCCGAGGCAGTCGAGTGAGGAACATAAAACAGTGTCGGGCGTCCCGAAGCCAGCTCGACCTCCGCCACCGAAGTCAGCAGCGTTGCAGAAGAAGCAAAAGCAACAAGCATGGTCAACTGCGCCTAAACAAGCTGACAGTATTTATGCTAATTTAG GAGAAATCAGATCTGCGCTAGCGCCGAGAAAACCGGAACGGACAGCGAGTATGCGCGAGAGAGAAGCGCGTTTGGAGCTACCCAAACGTAGAACTCAGATAGACGACGACAAAGACGATTTAGACGACGGACCCCAGGAGTTGGTGCAAGCGACCAACGAGCCTGTCATAAACAGTTACGATGACGTGTACAACTCGTCCAAATACGACGAAGAAACGTGTGATTCAGCGAAGAACAGCGACAGTGACTATGAATACGTGCACCACGCTAGATCGAGCTCGCCCGAGTGCGACTCTGCCATAAAACCGAGAGAATCCGACTCACAAATAGAAGCCAGGAAGAGTGAAGACAGCAGCACCGAGTACCCTAAATATAACAACGGAATATTTAACAGAACGTCGCTTCCTTATTGTGGAAGTGAGACGGAGTCGGAAATATATTCTCCGTACAGTTTCTACAGCTCGAACGATAACATGGACAGTACAGGGAATGAAGATTATCAGAATGAGATGACTCCAAAAACGACTACAAATAAACTGCGAGTTAGGAAAGGGCGAAGCGTGGTGCATAGAAACCTGGAGGACAATTACGGTGCGGTCGTTATTGCGAATCACGAAGCACTCGCTCAAGTCTTAGAACAG GTTCAACAAAGTGCAACAATGCAACCATCGTTACGAGGTTTGAAAGCATGCACCAACTTAAGGTGGAACGATTTTGCGATCCAACAACCCAAGCCAAGTCCAGTAAAAGCTGGAAAGCGGTTCTTCTACCCAGCGATCTGGAACTCCAACCAGGGTCCTGTGAATGTCACCCTGATGCTGTACAAAGAGCAGATGGCTTCACAGATGGTTTGCCAGCAGTCTGTCCAGCCGCAGACCCTCAGCTTGAACGCCATCACGGAATTCTGTGACTTGGTACCACTTCAGCAGTTCGGAGAGGAAGGCGAAGATTTGGTACAAG CCACAATAGTAGTGCTGGCCCACGCTCAAGTGGACACCATCCACTCCTACGGAGAGAATCTCCACGCAGCCGAAGGTCTGACCACGAAGGAACATCAGCTGGTCCAAACGGAACAGATCCACGAAGCTATCTTCATGATGCTGCAAATGATTAACGGCCTCAAGTGCCTTCAAGCACGAGGAGTGGAGGAGATTCCGGAGTCCTTGACGTCTTTCATCGCCCTGAAGGAGGTGCAGCCACTTGTGTCTCATGGCAGCACATTGACCCTTCCCTCACCTGATGATAGGCTGAACTCCTTGTGGGCGCCGAAAACCAATTCTTACGGAAGACTTTGCATTTTACAAGG ATTGAGCGACGAAACAAACAGCAAAGCGACAGACGAGGGCCATCTCAATTCTCTGTGTAAATGTGCTATAAAAGCGACCGAGATCCTCCTACCAGGAGAGAAGCTAACCCCCCTTCTCAAGGAAATACTTCACGAGGAGCGCGCAGTGTCTCTCAACCAGGCCAAATCTGTGCTGGAGTTCATGCTTTGGGGACCTTTGGATGTCGTCCAGGGTGTCCCAGTTGAGGAGAGGGAACTATCTCTCCAACGATGGCTCGACCTTGAACGAGCCACCGTCCTCCACGGCCTCGTCAGAACCAGAGTCCAACTCAACGTGTTCGAACAACTTCATCTCATGTTCTTAGTTCGTTCCACGGCTAAAGCCATGTGCGATGCCTCCGTGCTCCTCGAAAAAgccaatgtttattaa
- the LOC118276011 gene encoding uncharacterized protein LOC118276011 isoform X3 gives MIKDFFNKYLGQNASYVINRRYSRDKMSPVCHNFVQNAWKKDFCSNCFKSREEHVKQERTTDGGKYLATPFQNRGTYFKKAPPSILKIHPKKKNKRNVTFPEEVCSVIGFGGDDWSDGEEFEMSEETEDEDPFPDTEEERELHRITKSNTDFNTVKANLLADSAAKSYTSLLLGKMQTDSDGKKKTLLVSVTPFGQDSKPSHKSHVRKPAVIHVSEASVEETCNSYKTNIILSSYKETETIISADSTSGTICTEKSLLEEISETLEQNRMTNGNDVRLSPKNSSKPTVVDEKIKESMQDEPEKKEMCEIKKNGIVRQSPLQKTHERPKVNLGRSEFKFCKINIESSSVDSAVSTLNSTANNSLASDDESFSGRTDSDNDDSGHFSETLKCEETVKIKVFNEGDKNIKMSPIGQLRKVDGQANSGYSTFQSPIIDMPPILPKQPDNIFSAEASRELAGEPDGRADPDDATEAPALPKSPIPTLDPRPSFLHGMITDILPAHKPALPEKPKLPVKPVIKQTTKKSVITTNQQQITMFMHSKKEDDDKIIGVLNEEKNNEITEVHEDKPEPIYYAQPVLTKEDSDTSLNSIGKRKAPTPPSSPTVEEYPSIYQRNTTGFQKSDAPIVRELEKRERAIGSAVNKQTRPAEEPIEIKKAEGTPEPAPRRNISLSHDNLLLDEKRKGKLKFSIKKLLRIGSSKDLDKKELTVAAVTKMTSKTEEIYDLTPKPKPRLVIIHPLDMNGSNGVEVVKSNCEIAGNLRRLSHDDVSSIYSGSSSATEPDIPKVVNKPPPPPRQSSEEHKTVSGVPKPARPPPPKSAALQKKQKQQAWSTAPKQADSIYANLGEIRSALAPRKPERTASMREREARLELPKRRTQIDDDKDDLDDGPQELVQATNEPVINSYDDVYNSSKYDEETCDSAKNSDSDYEYVHHARSSSPECDSAIKPRESDSQIEARKSEDSSTEYPKYNNGIFNRTSLPYCGSETESEIYSPYSFYSSNDNMDSTGNEDYQNEMTPKTTTNKLRVRKGRSVVHRNLEDNYGAVVIANHEALAQVLEQVQQSATMQPSLRGLKACTNLRWNDFAIQQPKPSPVKAGKRFFYPAIWNSNQGPVNVTLMLYKEQMASQMVCQQSVQPQTLSLNAITEFCDLVPLQQFGEEGEDLVQATIVVLAHAQVDTIHSYGENLHAAEGLTTKEHQLVQTEQIHEAIFMMLQMINGLKCLQARGVEEIPESLTSFIALKEVQPLVSHGSTLTLPSPDDRLNSLWAPKTNSYGRLCILQGLSDETNSKATDEGHLNSLCKCAIKATEILLPGEKLTPLLKEILHEERAVSLNQAKSVLEFMLWGPLDVVQGVPVEERELSLQRWLDLERATVLHGLVRTRVQLNVFEQLHLMFLVRSTAKAMCDASVLLEKANVY, from the exons AGGTGATGACTGGTCTGATGGAGAAGAATTCGAAATGTCAGAAGAGACTGAAGATGAGGACCCGTTCCCAGACACAGAAGAAGAAAGAGAACTTCACAGAATCACTAAATCCAACACGGATTTCAACACTGTGAAAGCTAACTTACTCGCAGATTCAGCAGCTAAGTCCTACACTTCTCTTCTGTTGGGAAAGATGCAAACAGACTCTGATGGCAAAAAGAAGACTCTGTTAGTATCCGTCACACCTTTTGGGCAAGACAGCAAGCCTAGCCATAAGTCACACGTCCGCAAACCCGCCGTAATACACGTATCGGAAGCATCAGTCGAAGAAACGTGTAATAgttataaaactaatataatcCTTTCGTCGTATAAGGAAACAGAAACGATCATAAGTGCCGATAGTACTAGTGGAACGATTTGCACTGAGAAATCTTTGCTGGAGGAGATATCAGAAACGTTAGAACAAAATCGGATGACTAACGGTAATGATGTCCGCTTGTCTCCTAAAAATAGCAGTAAACCTACAGTAGTTGATGAGAAAATTAAAGAAAGCATGCAAGATGAACCAGAGAAGAAAGAAATGTGTGAAATCAAAAAGAACGGTATCGTGAGACAGTCGCCATTACAAAAAACTCACGAAAGGCCGAAGGTGAACTTGGGTCGGTCGGAGTTTAAATTCTGTAAGATTAATATTGAGAGCAGCAGTGTTGATTCAGCCGTTAGCACTTTGAACTCTACTGCTAACAACTCGTTAGCCTCAGACGATGAGAGTTTCAGTGGGCGGACAGACTCAGACAATGATGACAGTGGTCACTTTTCGGAAACACTTAAGTGTGAGGAAACCGTTAAAATAAAAGTGTTCAATGAAGGcgacaaaaacataaaaatgtctCCAATTGGACAACTTAGAAAAGTCGATGGACAAGCTAATAGCGGCTATTCTACATTCCAAAGTCCGATCATTGACATGCCTCCAATATTACCTAAACAGCCagacaatattttttctgcGGAAGCCAGTCGCGAGTTAGCGGGCGAGCCGGACGGCAGGGCCGACCCGGACGATGCCACAGAAGCGCCAGCTTTGCCGAAAAGTCCTATCCCCACCTTAGACCCGCGGCCATCTTTCTTACATGGCATGATAACAGACATATTACCTGCACATAAACCGGCTTTACCAGAAAAACCAAAGCTACCGGTCAAGCCAGTTATCAAACAGACAACAAAAAAAAGTGTAATCACAACAAACCAGCAACAAATTACTATGTTCATGCATTCAAAGAAAGAGgatgatgataaaattattgGAGTATTGAATGAGGAGAAAAATAACGAGATAACAGAAGTGCACGAGGACAAACCTGAACCGATTTACTATGCGCAGCCGGTACTGACTAAAGAAGACAGTGACACGTCGCTCAACAGCATAGGAAAGAGGAAAGCACCAACTCCACCATCATCTCCTACAGTAGAAGAGTACCCTAGCATTTACCAAAGAAACACGACCGGGTTTCAGAAGTCAGATGCACCAATTGTAAGGGAGCTGGAGAAAAGGGAAAGAGCCATTGGATCTGCGGTGAACAAACAAACGCGACCAGCTGAAGAGCCGATTGAGATCAAGAAAGCTGAAGGAACTCCTGAACCAGCACCGCGGAGGAACATTTCTTTGTCCCACGACAACCTTCTGTTGGACGAAAAACGTAAAGGCAAGCTGAAATTCTCAATCAAAAAACTCCTTAGAATAGGGTCATCAAAAGATCTCGACAAAAAAGAGCTTACAGTTGCGGCTGTCACAAAAATGACTAGTAAAACTGAAGAGATATATGACTTGACCCCGAAACCTAAGCCGCGTCTCGTCATCATACATCCATTGGACATGAACGGGTCTAACGGCGTCGAGGTTGTGAAATCAAACTGTGAAATTGCGGGTAATCTGCGGCGTCTGAGTCACGATGACGTGTCTTCAATATACAGTGGTTCTAGTTCTGCTACCGAGCCTGACATTCCGAAGGTGGTGAACAAGCCTCCTCCACCCCCGAGGCAGTCGAGTGAGGAACATAAAACAGTGTCGGGCGTCCCGAAGCCAGCTCGACCTCCGCCACCGAAGTCAGCAGCGTTGCAGAAGAAGCAAAAGCAACAAGCATGGTCAACTGCGCCTAAACAAGCTGACAGTATTTATGCTAATTTAG GAGAAATCAGATCTGCGCTAGCGCCGAGAAAACCGGAACGGACAGCGAGTATGCGCGAGAGAGAAGCGCGTTTGGAGCTACCCAAACGTAGAACTCAGATAGACGACGACAAAGACGATTTAGACGACGGACCCCAGGAGTTGGTGCAAGCGACCAACGAGCCTGTCATAAACAGTTACGATGACGTGTACAACTCGTCCAAATACGACGAAGAAACGTGTGATTCAGCGAAGAACAGCGACAGTGACTATGAATACGTGCACCACGCTAGATCGAGCTCGCCCGAGTGCGACTCTGCCATAAAACCGAGAGAATCCGACTCACAAATAGAAGCCAGGAAGAGTGAAGACAGCAGCACCGAGTACCCTAAATATAACAACGGAATATTTAACAGAACGTCGCTTCCTTATTGTGGAAGTGAGACGGAGTCGGAAATATATTCTCCGTACAGTTTCTACAGCTCGAACGATAACATGGACAGTACAGGGAATGAAGATTATCAGAATGAGATGACTCCAAAAACGACTACAAATAAACTGCGAGTTAGGAAAGGGCGAAGCGTGGTGCATAGAAACCTGGAGGACAATTACGGTGCGGTCGTTATTGCGAATCACGAAGCACTCGCTCAAGTCTTAGAACAG GTTCAACAAAGTGCAACAATGCAACCATCGTTACGAGGTTTGAAAGCATGCACCAACTTAAGGTGGAACGATTTTGCGATCCAACAACCCAAGCCAAGTCCAGTAAAAGCTGGAAAGCGGTTCTTCTACCCAGCGATCTGGAACTCCAACCAGGGTCCTGTGAATGTCACCCTGATGCTGTACAAAGAGCAGATGGCTTCACAGATGGTTTGCCAGCAGTCTGTCCAGCCGCAGACCCTCAGCTTGAACGCCATCACGGAATTCTGTGACTTGGTACCACTTCAGCAGTTCGGAGAGGAAGGCGAAGATTTGGTACAAG CCACAATAGTAGTGCTGGCCCACGCTCAAGTGGACACCATCCACTCCTACGGAGAGAATCTCCACGCAGCCGAAGGTCTGACCACGAAGGAACATCAGCTGGTCCAAACGGAACAGATCCACGAAGCTATCTTCATGATGCTGCAAATGATTAACGGCCTCAAGTGCCTTCAAGCACGAGGAGTGGAGGAGATTCCGGAGTCCTTGACGTCTTTCATCGCCCTGAAGGAGGTGCAGCCACTTGTGTCTCATGGCAGCACATTGACCCTTCCCTCACCTGATGATAGGCTGAACTCCTTGTGGGCGCCGAAAACCAATTCTTACGGAAGACTTTGCATTTTACAAGG ATTGAGCGACGAAACAAACAGCAAAGCGACAGACGAGGGCCATCTCAATTCTCTGTGTAAATGTGCTATAAAAGCGACCGAGATCCTCCTACCAGGAGAGAAGCTAACCCCCCTTCTCAAGGAAATACTTCACGAGGAGCGCGCAGTGTCTCTCAACCAGGCCAAATCTGTGCTGGAGTTCATGCTTTGGGGACCTTTGGATGTCGTCCAGGGTGTCCCAGTTGAGGAGAGGGAACTATCTCTCCAACGATGGCTCGACCTTGAACGAGCCACCGTCCTCCACGGCCTCGTCAGAACCAGAGTCCAACTCAACGTGTTCGAACAACTTCATCTCATGTTCTTAGTTCGTTCCACGGCTAAAGCCATGTGCGATGCCTCCGTGCTCCTCGAAAAAgccaatgtttattaa